The Christiangramia flava JLT2011 genome has a segment encoding these proteins:
- a CDS encoding lactonase family protein, with the protein MKKTVSTLFILMLMNLNAQESRFQPKDSVNKVYIGTYTQKEGHVDGKANGIYLLNQDPNTGSLQFKRTVAEVTNPSFVKAGRAGKYLFAVSELGPGEGETGFAYSYAIQPDGGLQQISKVATNGLAPCHVTVDRSNKYAFVSNYLGGVVMLYKITENGELEVSQQVDIDDPEGAHTHSVKISGDNRTAYIADLGHDKIWIYDFDVQEGKLSPHVQPFVELPKGSGPRHLSFAKNGSFAYSANELNSSVSVFEVSNDGSLNLVQTLSSLPKDFSRKNSGADIHMHPNGKFLYASNRGHNSIAIFRIDVETGKLSPIDYVPIAGETPRNFAISPYGKFLYAASQDTGNITSYKIDEETGKLKIFPEIFPVKTPVCIEFLK; encoded by the coding sequence ATGAAAAAAACAGTTTCCACACTTTTTATACTGATGTTGATGAATTTGAACGCACAGGAAAGCCGTTTTCAGCCAAAGGATTCAGTAAACAAGGTTTATATTGGAACCTATACCCAGAAGGAAGGCCACGTAGATGGTAAAGCAAACGGAATTTATCTCCTCAACCAGGATCCCAACACCGGCAGTTTACAATTTAAAAGAACGGTTGCTGAAGTGACCAATCCTTCTTTCGTAAAAGCAGGACGGGCAGGGAAGTATCTTTTTGCAGTTAGCGAACTGGGACCGGGAGAAGGCGAGACCGGATTTGCTTATTCCTATGCCATTCAGCCCGATGGTGGGCTTCAACAGATCAGTAAAGTAGCAACAAACGGCCTGGCGCCCTGTCATGTTACTGTTGACAGGTCTAATAAATATGCCTTTGTGAGCAACTATCTTGGAGGGGTGGTGATGCTTTATAAAATTACGGAAAACGGAGAACTGGAGGTTTCCCAACAGGTAGACATCGATGATCCGGAAGGTGCCCACACGCATTCCGTAAAAATTAGCGGGGACAATAGAACCGCTTACATTGCAGATCTTGGACACGATAAGATCTGGATCTATGATTTTGATGTGCAGGAGGGAAAATTATCGCCACACGTTCAGCCTTTTGTGGAACTTCCAAAAGGTTCCGGACCGCGACATTTGAGTTTTGCCAAAAATGGAAGTTTTGCTTATAGTGCCAATGAATTGAACAGCAGTGTTTCAGTTTTTGAAGTGTCGAATGACGGGAGTTTGAATTTAGTACAAACCCTGAGCTCGCTGCCAAAAGATTTCAGTAGAAAAAATTCCGGAGCTGATATTCATATGCATCCAAATGGTAAATTCTTATATGCTTCCAACCGCGGGCATAATAGCATTGCCATCTTCAGAATTGATGTCGAAACCGGAAAATTGAGCCCCATAGATTATGTGCCGATCGCCGGAGAAACACCACGCAATTTTGCCATTTCTCCCTACGGAAAGTTTCTCTATGCTGCCAGCCAGGATACCGGTAATATTACCAGTTATAAAATTGATGAAGAAACCGGAAAGCTGAAAATTTTCCCGGAAATTTTCCCGGTAAAAACGCCGGTTTGTATCGAGTTTTTAAAATAG
- a CDS encoding succinylglutamate desuccinylase/aspartoacylase domain-containing protein, with protein MNEELKEEIPRIIGEYSSGKKGSLLFVTGGIHGNEPSGIKALERVFKELNKTKPEIKGKILGVAGNKKALNKNQRYINEDLNRTWTQENIDRGGRDTHETKEMFDIIRILDQYSEEDFTKRYFLDCHTTSSASLPYVSVQVVNDNDEWAHRFPTYIIRGFSDIITGDIDHYLSRTGMTGFVFEAGQHTDVRSVENHEGVIWLALREACELDLEKISTYPECVDRFAKKNAPPQKTFEIIYRHGLDEGDVFEMQDGYENFQKIKKGELLATQNGQAVKSDWDAYIFMPLYQSQGNDGFFVVKEV; from the coding sequence ATGAACGAGGAATTGAAGGAAGAGATCCCGAGGATCATCGGGGAATACAGCTCGGGGAAAAAGGGCTCGCTGTTGTTTGTAACCGGTGGAATCCACGGAAATGAGCCCAGCGGAATCAAGGCTTTAGAACGGGTTTTCAAAGAACTAAATAAGACCAAACCGGAAATTAAAGGTAAAATTCTGGGAGTGGCTGGAAATAAAAAAGCGCTGAACAAGAATCAGCGTTATATTAATGAAGACCTGAATCGCACCTGGACACAGGAAAATATCGATCGCGGCGGAAGAGACACCCACGAGACCAAAGAAATGTTTGACATTATCAGGATTTTGGATCAGTATTCAGAAGAAGATTTTACTAAAAGATATTTCTTAGACTGTCATACCACCTCTTCTGCCAGCCTGCCTTATGTTTCGGTACAGGTGGTAAACGATAACGATGAATGGGCGCACCGCTTCCCTACTTACATCATCAGGGGTTTTAGCGATATCATTACCGGCGATATTGACCATTATTTGAGTAGAACGGGAATGACCGGTTTTGTTTTTGAAGCTGGACAACATACTGATGTTCGCTCGGTGGAGAACCATGAAGGTGTCATCTGGCTGGCACTTCGCGAAGCCTGTGAACTGGACCTGGAAAAAATTTCAACCTATCCGGAATGTGTTGACCGTTTTGCTAAGAAAAATGCCCCACCTCAGAAAACATTTGAGATCATTTACCGTCATGGACTCGATGAGGGAGATGTTTTTGAAATGCAGGATGGTTATGAGAATTTTCAGAAAATCAAGAAAGGTGAATTACTAGCGACACAAAATGGTCAAGCCGTAAAAAGCGATTGGGATGCGTACATTTTTATGCCCCTCTACCAGTCACAGGGAAATGATGGCTTTTTTGTAGTAAAAGAAGTCTAA